One genomic segment of Desmodus rotundus isolate HL8 chromosome 5, HLdesRot8A.1, whole genome shotgun sequence includes these proteins:
- the KBTBD3 gene encoding kelch repeat and BTB domain-containing protein 3, whose protein sequence is MDNSYDFNQHSSCNGISSEKINDFLVSEDHGQKILSVLQNFREQNVFYDFKIIVRDEIIPCHRCVLAACSDFFRAMFEVNMKERDGGSVTITNLSSKAVKAFLDYAYTGKTKITDDNVEMFFQLSSFLQVSFLSKACSDFLIKSINIVNCLQLLSMSDSYGSTRLFNHALYFVQHHFSLLFKSSDFLEMNFGILQKCLESDELDVPEEETVLKVVLNWTKYNLESRQKHLPYLIKKVRLHQLPEETLQDCLLSEECLLKSTDCFDIILDAIKCVQGSGGLFPDARPSTTEKYIFVHKTEENGEKQYTFCYNIKTDSWKILPQSHLIDLPGSSLSSYGEKIFLTGGCKGSCCRTVRLHIAESYHDATDQTWCYCPVTNDFFLVSTMKTPRTMHTSVMALNRLFVIGGKTTGSQDIKSLLDVESYNPLSKEWVSVSPLPRGIYYPEASACQNVIYVLGSEVEITDAFNPSLDCFFKYNATTDQWSELVAEFGQFFHATLIKAVPVNCTLYICDLSTYKVYSFCPDTCVWKGEGSFECAGFNAGAVGIEDKIYILGGDYAPDEITDEVQVYHSSRSEWEEVSPMPRALTEFYCQVIQFNKYRDPWFSNHF, encoded by the exons ATGGATaattcatatgatttcaatcaaCACAGCTCATGTAATGGAATTTCATCTGAGAAGATTAACGACTTTCTTGTGTCAGAAGATCATGGACAGAAAATCTTAAGTGTACTGCAGAACTTTAGAGAACAAAATGTCTTCTatgatttcaaaataattgtGAGAGATGAAATAATCCCGTGTCATCGTTGTGTGTTAGCAGCATGCAGTGACTTTTTCAG GGCTATGTTTGAAGTAAACATGAAAGAAAGAGATGGTGGAAGTGTTACCATTACTAATCTGTCCTCTAAAGCAGTAAAAGCATTTCTTGACTATGCCTATACTGGGAAAACAAAGATAACAGATGACAATGTGGAAATGTTCTTCCAGTTGTCATCATTTCTTCAAGTTTCCTTCCTATCCAAAGCTTGCagtgactttttaataaaaagtattaatattgTCAATTGTTTACAGTTGTTATCTATGTCAGATAGCTACGGCTCTACCCGCTTATTTAATCATGCATTATACTTTGTACAACATCActtttccttattatttaaatCCAGTGATTTCTTAGAGATGAATTTTGGAATACTACAGAAATGTCTGGAATCAGATGAATTAGACGTTCCTGAAGAAGAAACTGTACTGAAAGTTGTTCTTAATTGGACTAAATATAACTTAGAATCAAGGCAAAAGCATCTACCTTATTTGATTAAAAAAGTAAGATTACATCAGTTACCTGAGGAGACACTTCAAGACTGTCTTCTCAGTGAAGAGTGTTTGCTCAAAAGCACAGACTGTTTTGACATAATCTTGGATGCAATTAAGTGTGTGCAAGGTTCTGGTGGACTTTTCCCTGATGCCCGACCATCCACaactgaaaaatacatatttgttcacAAAActgaggaaaatggagaaaagcaatatACATTTTGCTATAATATTAAAACTGATTCGTGGAAGATACTGCCACAATCACACCTGATTGATTTGCCAGGATCTAGTCTGTCAAGTTACGGAGAAAAAATATTCTTGACAGGTGGCTGCAAAGGGTCGTGTTGTAGAACGGTTCGGCTTCATATTGCAGAGTCATATCACGATGCCACTGATCAAACCTGGTGCTACTGTCCAGTCACAAATGATTTCTTCCTGGTATCAACTATGAAAACACCCAGAACCATGCATACATCCGTTATGGCTCTTAATAGGTTATTTGTCATAGGTGGAAAGACTACAGGATCTCAGGACATTAAAAGCCTCTTAGATGTTGAATCTTATAACCCTCTTTCCAAAGAATGGGTGTCTGTGAGCCCGTTACCCAGGGGCATATACTACCCCGAGGCAAGTGCATGCCAAAATGTAATTTATGTTCTTGGATCAGAGGTAGAGATTACAGATGCCTTTAACCCATCGCTTGATTGCTTTTTTAAATACAATGCTACAACTGATCAGTGGTCCGAATTAGTCGCAGAGTTTGGGCAGTTTTTTCATGCAACATTAATTAAAGCTGTCCCCGTAAACTGCACGCTCTATATATGTGATCTTTCCACCTATAAGGTTTATAGTTTTTGTCCAGACACTTGTGTCTGGAAGGGTGAAGGATCTTTTGAATGTGCAGGCTTTAATGCAGGTGCAGTTGGAATTgaagataaaatttatatattaggTGGTGACTATGCACCAGATGAAATCACGGATGAAGTGCAGGTCTACCACAGCAGCAGGTCTGAGTGGGAGGAAGTCTCACCAATGCCGAGAGCCTTAACTGAATTTTACTGCCAGGTGATTCAGTTTAATAAATACAGGGATCCATGGTTTTCCAATCATTTCTAA